TTTTATAAAAGCCATGTTTTATAATTCGAACAGAAATCATTACACTCATTACCCATACATGTTTTATCACTTACAAAACATACCTGGCGTGATACAAGATAATAATGACTAATGATACTTGGAAAGGAAAGGAATAAAATTCTCTCCTCTTAATCCttgtaataagaaaaatatattaaaaagttattgtcaagtTTAACTAAATCTGCTtgtgataataattaatatttttatgtataaaataataatcttcaaaattatatacagaaattattatgtaattaaaaatgcaaattttttataataattgactCACTTCTAATTAGTTGAGTAGAATGGCAAAATctttacatatattaaaaattaaatttattatatataatatgaaaaaaaaataaccataatAATTACATTATAAGATATTGAATAACATAATTCTCACATATAGTATACCATGTAATGAttataatagtttaaaaaatttacccGAAGCCCTAATGTGTTCTTGAACAACAGTTTAATCTTTACAACAAGTTTCTTGTCTCTCTACCTTATTTTATGTGTATCTCTGATTATGAAGATACAAGTTTTATTGTGTGTTCTTCCTTCATGGTAGAAAGTTTAATCATACATGAAAAGTGACTCTCTTCTTTACAGtaagtttatatttaaaataaaaattgactcTTTAACCGCTCATAACCGTATTTTACAAAGGGAGAGGAGAGGGAtaattttaagaactaaattaatttcactaatttaattatcctttcatatttaataatcatCACACTAAATATCTTTGTATAAACCAGCAATTTAAAATTACATGAACCATTATAGATTAAAACCAACAACACCGTCAATCCTCTATAACACATTGCAACATCTTCATCGGGACAAAGAATAACCTACTCACACACAGACTTGTATGGAAGGTTATCAAAGGCGTACCCATTACCAACTCAAATGTCAATACAAAGTTGAGAACCCTATGTATTAGAAGTAGAGGCTTTTGAGAAAGTAATATTACATTACATCATGTTACAATTTTAAGAATCCGTACAAATGGTTTACCAAGatacaattttagtctttaaaattaacgaaataaaaatacatacctCGAATTTTCTTTAATATAAGTACTTTCAGGGCTTGTTAAGTGTTTACGAGAGACACCATATAAAATTGTCACAATTTTAAGAGCAAGAAAATAGTTTATTGTAAAACATTACTTGAAGATCCAGAGTGAAAGGGCTATAAACGTCATTATAATCGTTTAGAGCCTTTTTTTTGTAGGTTAAGAGCCTCGTTAAGataaactaaaaacgaaaaacaaaatgacttggaatatttaacatttttttatacatatggagttgtgaaaaattattaattaatcaattgatataataatgtaaaattcttttaaacagtcatttttttttatctttttaagatTCATTCTTCCTGGGAGCCTCTTCTTCCCTTTCTGTCATTTAATCATTTTCCTCATTCGTACGTtgctaaacaaaaacaagaaacggcaacaaatttaaactaaaagCCATAAACAACAATTCTTTTACACAAGAATTAATTTCATACTAGAACTATCCATTTCATACGTACTGTCACTCATTATTGTGTATGATCAATTCAAGCCCAGAGCCTACAAACGCAAAAccacaaataaaaatgaagacaaaCAAAACAAAGCCAGAAAGAAGGCAAATTAGAGACAACACAGCTCTATCATATAACTTAAAATAACTTGAAATATGATATATCCATAATTTCTTGCATTTAATGGCAATTGGGCTCAAATGCAAGAGGCCCAACAGTGTAGAGCACAAAAGGAAGCCTCTTAGACAAGAAAGGCTTCTCGGGCCTGAGAAGAGCACCAGTGACACCACCATGGAGATTTGAGGCCTTAAGCCCATAGGGTGCACTAACCAAAACCACGTTACACTTGTGGGCCCCGTACGTGGTTATGCTCTTTGGTGCTTCAATGTAGAAGTAGCCGTTCTTGTCAGATTTACTTGTTTGAACCAGCTTGTACTTGGTGTTGTTGCATTGGAGCTTCACAACGGCAcctgcagttttttttttaacacaacacAGTTATTGTTATTTATGTGTCCTTTTGCAACAAGGGTGGAAAAAAGTCATTTCATAAGGGGTGAAAAGTGAAAAGTAAAAAGAGTCGCAACAAACAATGTCCTATAGTACTTCTCTATTGTGTTCTCAGTAACCGTGAAAGCTTTGCTAAAATcgacaaaaacaactttaacATTAAGCTTTCGCTGTTTTGCAATaccacttctctctctttctcagaCACACAAACACATACActggtcacgtcatcataggtttATTTTGCTTTACCATGCGTAATTAATTAAAGCTagctaaattatttatataaaaacacTACTACTCATTAGTCAGGTTTTTAAAAGAACTACTATTATAAAATTTCCTTTCCTAAAATCATGCTAGAAAAAAAGTaaactgaaataaaatattttaaggcaTGGACACGATTATTATTCCCATAATATTGAAAACGATGTGCctaaataaacaagaaaaataaatagctGTGCCCGGTGCGATCCATGAAAAGTTTcagaaagaaaaagtaaaataaaaaacaaaatttaagtaaaaaaagctTAGTTTATCTACTTGGTTCCTATGTACACTGACATTATAATTTACAAGCAGTTAAATTCATGACAGATTAAGGTTTTAACATTGTCTACTTAGCTAGTGTAGTAAAGTTGAGGCATTAGATGAAAGCAAGAAaggtgaaataaaaaaaattattacagtgaCCGGATCTgaaaaaacaagaacaacatttgcaagacattatttttttgaagGTTAAATGTGTACTAGGATCGAACAGCATGCAGATAATTAGTTAATaagctaaaaaaaaatactttttttttgttgtcttcGCAGCAAAAAAGTGAAAACAAGGTTAAGACTAAAGAGTGTTAGTTGAAAGAAGTAAGCGAACCAAGTAGTGGTGTGGCTCCCAAGAGGGTGTCAACCCCAGCATACTTGCAggacttaacataaacaactCCTTGAACTGCGACAAAGCTTCTAGGAAAGGGGTGAACCGGAACAACCGGAGGTTTAACAGGAGGGTGAACCGGAACAACCGGAGGTTTAACAGGAGGGTGAGCCGGAACAGGAGGTTTAACTGGAGGGTGAACCGGAACAGGAGGTTTAACTGGAGGGTGAACCGGAACAGGAGGTTTAACTGGAGGATGAACCGGAACAGGAGGTGGATTAACAGGAGCAGGAGGgtgatggtgatggtggtgAGTAGGAGGCTTAGCAGGGGCAGGGGTAGGAGGGTAATTGTGGTGAGAAGGTGAAGGAACAGGTGCTGGTGCTGGTGCTggagggtggtggtggtggtggtggtggtgtggGTGAGGAGCATTTGCTGGTGGGTGAAGAGGTGCTGGTGTGGGGGAGTGAACAGGGTGAGGGTGAGGGTAAGAGGGTGGAAGAGTTTCAAGTTCAAGCTCTACAGCAAACACATTACTCACAGCTATGAGGAGAAACAGCAGCACTGATGCCAAGGCTTTGGCCATTGCTTCAAGCAAGTgaagcagagagagagagagagagagagagaggagaggagagTTGTGTTGGTATCATATGAGTATGGCAGTGGTTGATTTATAGGGGCTGATGCCGGGATTCTCTGCGGTTTTTGTTCATATCTatacaaaaaattaaggatGTATTCGTTTGtagaaaaatagaattaaaaataaattattatattttattttaattcaaaattttcatgttatatcttaatttttttttactataccaaataaatcataattgtgaagaaaaaaaaaagtttttgctTATTAGAGTAACTAGTGCTAGCTAGCTTAGGTTTGCGTGATGATGGCATCAGAGTGGAAAACTAGGGAAATGGTAATGTGAGGAaggtaaatttgaaaatcagaGATCCCAGGCTGAATTAAATGGATCTATGAGTCTGTGATATATTACTGCTAGCCCTACGCTGATGTTAACATATTAGTAGTATTTGGGTAGTATAGTACTCGTGAgacacattattaattattaagtgtgtatatgattttatatggaagaattgattttaagtttagaattaattttaagttaaaataattttaagtaatttttgggttagataaaaaaattatattaaattttatttcttaaatataaattatatcattttaaaattaattttattcaaacttatttttttgacGTTAATCCAAAACTGcacaaaatacaaattttttaaaaaatgggtttaattataatttactatctttttatgttttttttttaaattttgtcacCAAAATATTACgaaatctgtgcattctgtctCTACCTCCTATATTAAATCTaagcatttttgttttaaaattggatgataaaatatacaaaattgtaaAAGTTAAGTAACAAAATGTGtctgaagaaaaaatgaatcacAAAATGAGCGATCCAGATTTTGAAAGAGTTGTGACAATATGTGCAAAATCTATAGTTTGATAGAAAATTTGGCAAAAgcaattaaggaaaaaaaagtacatgaattttagtaaattttgaacggtaaataaaatattttataaaaaattgtccaaaaatatattgataggcgtttttttttttgaaactttgGTAGTTGGTTTTTGACACTTGTGTAAAATTTGACTACCTATAAtcataaaacttttttatttaaccatTTTATAAGTGTTatgtttctatataaaaaaaaaaaaagacatgacaaattattaacaaatttgaTTCTTTAAAAGAAACAACTCGCACTTTTTAGTATGGAATTGTGTTAatacaattataattaagaATACGCAAATGGCAGAATGAATGCACATGCATAGGTGCTTGTTATTGCACTTCTTACAAGGCTTATGTAGAAGTTTCCAAGGACTTCGGTAATAGCTTTGCGTTTTTTTATTACTGGCTTTGAGTTTCTGATATGGCATTTATTAGGGAAGAAAACAGAAATGActtgaacaaaaagaaaacccaCGAAAAGGTCAAATTTTATGAACACGAAAGAGGCGACATGGAATGATGGATAGAGAAGGCCAGAAGGGTTAGTAgcactttaatgttttttatattggtAAAATCaacccattttttttgttgataaagTTAGAAATCGAAATAACCGAACACTTACAAATTAactgatttaattaaaaatattttataaaattaattaataaatatcaaatgacataaaaatatatatttaataattttaatatttgaatttatttgtaataactttttaatatcATCTCAAAAGGTATGACTATAATTTTGTATTACAAAAGATAGAATAGTAAAAATTTgtgataaaaaagaagaaagtaacAAATGCTATAAGTGAATTAGTGGTTTTTTTATTGGAATTCAAATatagaaatgaaaatatattaaaaataatgtaataattttaactagaaataaaaatatggtAGCCTAATTTATCTTTTACCTTCATATGTtcaaatgttaaaatgaaataatttgtgttagaataattctattttaaaaataaattagtaataaaacttaatgtaatgttttatctaatacaaatttatttgtttaacctcaaaaccaattttaaattcaacgtaaaatcaaatatctaaacatatatatatctaGAATTACTTTTGTTACCAT
The nucleotide sequence above comes from Glycine soja cultivar W05 chromosome 11, ASM419377v2, whole genome shotgun sequence. Encoded proteins:
- the LOC114377206 gene encoding non-classical arabinogalactan protein 31-like; this translates as MAKALASVLLFLLIAVSNVFAVELELETLPPSYPHPHPVHSPTPAPLHPPANAPHPHHHHHHHHPPAPAPAPVPSPSHHNYPPTPAPAKPPTHHHHHHPPAPVNPPPVPVHPPVKPPVPVHPPVKPPVPVHPPVKPPVPAHPPVKPPVVPVHPPVKPPVVPVHPFPRSFVAVQGVVYVKSCKYAGVDTLLGATPLLGAVVKLQCNNTKYKLVQTSKSDKNGYFYIEAPKSITTYGAHKCNVVLVSAPYGLKASNLHGGVTGALLRPEKPFLSKRLPFVLYTVGPLAFEPNCH